The following proteins come from a genomic window of Candidatus Obscuribacter sp.:
- a CDS encoding tetratricopeptide repeat protein has product MNQRLNIIGLLIALCATLPLTDELVLAADNSHAGAATRSTASASQPAMTAAQLAQEIDNLRAKVESEPGDAKLRYTLAEYLKKAGRNKEAARQYLQVTESEPAFYHAYHQLTLTTQDKHILDEAQGRLTFLMEEKPKDLLLRVALSEIYERKGDYFQAGKVLVDLVYQNAVPDKYLTKVTNRIRLMQAKAKDSHALDKVSNFDEQMETAPPPLPESTLNRDLSISKVKEPRVMQGFGHATLLP; this is encoded by the coding sequence ATGAATCAACGCCTCAACATTATTGGTCTATTGATTGCTCTTTGTGCAACTCTGCCGCTCACCGACGAGTTGGTCCTGGCTGCCGATAACAGTCATGCTGGAGCTGCCACACGCAGCACGGCTAGTGCCAGTCAACCGGCCATGACCGCCGCACAACTTGCCCAAGAAATAGATAATCTCAGAGCCAAAGTTGAGAGTGAGCCTGGTGACGCAAAACTGCGCTATACACTGGCTGAATATCTCAAAAAAGCTGGACGCAATAAAGAAGCTGCTCGTCAGTATCTACAGGTGACAGAGAGTGAGCCGGCTTTTTATCACGCTTATCACCAGCTCACTTTGACCACACAAGACAAACATATTTTGGATGAAGCCCAGGGTCGTCTGACCTTTTTGATGGAAGAAAAACCAAAAGATCTGCTATTGCGCGTTGCTCTATCAGAGATTTACGAGCGCAAAGGTGATTACTTCCAGGCTGGCAAAGTCCTGGTCGATCTGGTCTATCAAAACGCGGTACCAGATAAGTATCTAACTAAGGTCACTAACCGCATCCGTTTGATGCAGGCTAAAGCCAAAGACTCACATGCCCTCGATAAAGTATCCAATTTTGATGAGCAGATGGAGACAGCACCACCACCTCTGCCGGAGTCCACACTCAATAGAGATCTCTCTATATCTAAGGTTAAAGAGCCGCGCGTGATGCAAGGATTTGGTCATGCCACACTACTACCATAA
- a CDS encoding sulfurtransferase TusA family protein: protein METLDLRGVKCPTNFVKTRLKLDKMAKGDQLTVLLDAGEPVESVSSSVVSEGHVIENSDWQESGHYKVVIRRS from the coding sequence ATGGAAACGCTAGATTTGCGCGGTGTGAAATGTCCCACCAACTTTGTCAAAACCAGGCTCAAGCTGGATAAGATGGCTAAAGGCGATCAGCTCACTGTATTGTTGGATGCTGGCGAGCCGGTGGAAAGCGTCTCCAGTAGCGTGGTCAGCGAAGGTCATGTTATAGAAAACTCAGACTGGCAAGAATCAGGTCATTACAAGGTCGTAATCAGGCGAAGCTAG
- a CDS encoding 5'-nucleotidase C-terminal domain-containing protein: MTLESTTNPIEQPAKAAPSSPGENIPLSLLGVSTNKSPEGQLARPSDMLSGKALAMDNKLLDQSIAIARTKPVKDSQFASTAVDMTSSLTAAMGGTVTFALARSTAVGKVALPLAMVAGGVLKYGSKSGLEHAFIPEDKRTTSYKDLGWGAVDAVSGVGASAVERVVAARYFTSLGKAELGSAISAPVAEHTGRLLASESLKEGFKASAVRGIAGGTTGSAIWSVPHRTASNWEAIKDDPLSGLTKTAGEVVSDSALGAILGGGLGTTATAAMRYKDIAGKTKALLMPEKDLLRLDNYHINDFHSNTEQLPRIATMVKTLEAKSAQNGVDARFFVPGDIESGRVNFAFTKGGAIENEALMRAGAKELVPGNHAYDAPGGRGDVPRYPAVMEPLLQKHPDVSLIAANLDVSAYDQYQRILKPYVVRTVTQGDKQVKVGTIGLTTEEGAIEALKYQDAALVAERAVRELNAQGVNVINIHSHLGLGEDVKLAQHLISKDLKVAGIFGGHSHDALPRPMWVGPNPSMPKGAGNFEIPIAQAGDSGKWIGEMQQAIRPDGTSHRYQTTGRLHQVGANVPEDPGIRKFLDDNLSEINALKSESYDAIALSPYTVANSRNRETAIGNLMADAINDGLQKRLGDQAPQAVMVHSGGIRADIPANQTLTRLDIANVVMNAGKREGEAKELVKVTLTGQQVKDALEYGLRERATTKPVSLSEKLKSLFSGGQSELVDEPGNFVQTSGLRYAFDVSKPGLTPQGGGQRIVDLQIRNSQGVFEAVKPDQTYTIATRFHPVDKWNKYNIFGQGKTIEQVHQEINAMPLEYSQVDLIGDYIRGKRLDPAIIGAPEGRIVNRSPLEGEGLLKPGRSLTVQPIVAGQARAKESDK, encoded by the coding sequence GTGACACTGGAATCAACTACCAACCCTATAGAACAACCGGCTAAGGCTGCCCCCTCCAGTCCGGGAGAAAATATACCGCTATCGCTACTGGGTGTGAGCACAAATAAATCGCCTGAAGGTCAACTAGCCCGGCCCTCAGATATGCTGAGCGGCAAAGCACTGGCGATGGACAACAAACTCCTTGACCAGAGTATTGCCATAGCCCGCACAAAGCCTGTCAAAGACAGTCAATTTGCCAGCACTGCTGTCGATATGACCAGCTCATTGACCGCTGCCATGGGAGGCACAGTAACTTTTGCCCTGGCCCGTAGCACCGCTGTCGGCAAAGTAGCATTGCCACTAGCAATGGTGGCTGGCGGAGTGCTCAAATATGGCAGCAAAAGCGGTCTTGAACATGCCTTTATCCCCGAAGACAAGCGCACCACATCATACAAAGATCTAGGTTGGGGGGCAGTGGACGCCGTATCAGGCGTCGGAGCATCTGCTGTTGAGCGCGTTGTAGCCGCCCGATATTTTACCAGCCTGGGCAAAGCCGAGCTTGGCAGCGCCATCTCCGCACCTGTAGCAGAGCATACAGGCCGACTGTTAGCCAGTGAATCACTAAAAGAAGGATTTAAAGCCAGCGCCGTTAGAGGCATCGCCGGTGGCACCACTGGCTCGGCTATATGGAGTGTGCCACACCGCACCGCAAGCAACTGGGAAGCAATAAAAGACGATCCACTGAGCGGTCTCACAAAAACGGCTGGCGAAGTTGTAAGTGACAGTGCTCTCGGTGCCATCCTGGGCGGCGGGCTGGGCACAACAGCCACAGCAGCGATGCGCTACAAAGACATAGCAGGCAAAACAAAAGCACTGCTCATGCCCGAAAAGGACTTACTGAGACTGGATAACTATCATATCAATGACTTCCACAGTAATACAGAGCAGCTCCCGCGCATTGCCACAATGGTCAAAACACTTGAGGCCAAGTCCGCTCAAAACGGTGTTGATGCTAGATTTTTTGTACCGGGAGATATCGAGTCTGGTCGCGTCAATTTTGCCTTTACAAAAGGTGGCGCCATTGAAAACGAAGCATTAATGAGAGCCGGAGCCAAAGAACTGGTACCCGGCAATCATGCTTACGACGCTCCTGGCGGACGTGGCGATGTGCCAAGGTATCCAGCAGTAATGGAACCACTCTTGCAAAAGCATCCTGATGTCAGCCTCATTGCCGCCAATCTTGATGTATCCGCCTATGACCAGTATCAGCGCATCCTCAAACCATACGTAGTCCGGACTGTGACGCAAGGCGACAAACAAGTCAAAGTGGGCACCATCGGTCTGACCACCGAAGAAGGAGCAATTGAAGCTCTCAAATATCAAGACGCCGCTCTCGTTGCCGAGCGGGCAGTGCGTGAACTCAACGCCCAGGGCGTCAATGTTATTAATATCCACTCCCACCTGGGTCTGGGCGAAGACGTCAAACTAGCTCAGCACCTCATATCAAAAGATCTCAAAGTGGCTGGTATTTTTGGTGGTCACTCTCACGATGCCCTGCCCAGACCGATGTGGGTCGGACCAAACCCATCCATGCCCAAAGGTGCTGGCAATTTTGAAATACCAATTGCCCAGGCCGGCGATAGTGGCAAATGGATCGGCGAGATGCAACAAGCTATTCGCCCGGATGGTACATCTCACCGCTATCAAACCACCGGTAGATTGCATCAAGTCGGAGCTAACGTACCTGAAGATCCCGGTATCAGAAAGTTTTTGGATGATAATCTCTCCGAAATCAATGCCCTTAAAAGTGAAAGCTATGACGCCATCGCCCTGAGCCCTTATACAGTAGCGAACAGTCGCAACCGCGAGACCGCTATCGGCAATTTGATGGCAGACGCTATCAATGACGGCTTGCAAAAACGTCTGGGCGACCAGGCACCACAGGCAGTGATGGTGCATTCTGGTGGCATCAGAGCAGACATCCCAGCCAATCAGACTCTCACCCGCCTCGATATCGCCAACGTAGTGATGAATGCTGGCAAAAGAGAAGGCGAAGCCAAAGAACTGGTCAAAGTCACTCTCACCGGTCAACAAGTCAAAGACGCACTCGAATACGGACTACGCGAACGGGCCACGACAAAACCAGTGAGCTTGAGCGAAAAACTCAAGTCACTATTTAGTGGTGGTCAATCCGAACTAGTGGATGAACCAGGTAACTTTGTACAGACCAGCGGTCTGCGTTACGCCTTTGATGTGAGCAAACCAGGACTGACACCACAGGGCGGCGGACAGCGCATCGTTGACTTGCAGATTCGCAATAGTCAGGGTGTGTTTGAAGCAGTCAAACCAGATCAAACCTACACAATCGCCACGAGATTTCATCCTGTGGACAAATGGAATAAATACAATATTTTTGGTCAGGGCAAAACCATTGAGCAAGTACATCAAGAGATCAATGCGATGCCTCTGGAATACAGCCAGGTAGATTTAATTGGCGACTATATCAGAGGCAAAAGACTTGATCCTGCTATCATTGGTGCGCCCGAGGGACGCATTGTCAACCGCTCTCCGCTGGAAGGCGAAGGGCTACTCAAACCTGGTAGATCATTGACAGTGCAGCCCATAGTGGCGGGACAAGCCCGCGCAAAAGAAAGCGATAAATGA
- a CDS encoding flavin reductase — MTLEENFELARQLTCPVVIIAAPGPNNSYHAMVSTLSYASLDPLLFSTSVYLSSRTGQSIMETGTLSVSLLAQRHLAAVQTFASVLTRAPDTEPSTHLPEGQPDGSDSLSQAGFLLEYFESCRLPYIADAAMSLDCRLVHKLALPQSTLIIFNVVASSVGKSTPLIRYNRSYATITSDLIAAQDVYPV, encoded by the coding sequence ATGACACTAGAAGAAAATTTTGAACTAGCCAGACAACTAACTTGTCCGGTAGTGATAATCGCCGCGCCCGGACCAAATAATAGTTATCATGCCATGGTCAGCACTTTGAGCTATGCCAGTCTCGACCCGCTGCTCTTTAGCACCAGCGTGTATTTATCCAGTCGCACTGGTCAGTCCATAATGGAGACAGGCACACTGAGCGTGTCTTTATTGGCGCAAAGACATCTAGCGGCGGTACAGACTTTTGCCAGTGTACTGACTCGTGCACCCGATACCGAGCCTTCCACCCACCTGCCTGAGGGTCAGCCAGACGGCAGCGACAGCTTGAGCCAGGCTGGATTTTTACTAGAATATTTTGAAAGCTGCCGACTGCCTTATATAGCTGATGCGGCCATGTCTCTAGATTGTCGCTTGGTGCATAAACTGGCACTGCCTCAATCCACACTCATAATTTTCAATGTTGTAGCCAGCTCAGTCGGCAAAAGTACCCCACTGATCCGCTACAATCGCAGCTATGCCACAATCACTTCTGACCTTATTGCCGCCCAGGATGTCTATCCAGTCTAG
- a CDS encoding tetratricopeptide repeat protein: protein MSIQSRLTLALSLLLSVNLLLTPLAYGQDKNKAFDTPQTPEADMHYLFEGRDFYKKGDLNSAMQSFKELARIRPNNLAVHFWIGLIYDETNNTKSAMDEYATCLKLAASVNMDAPELRINLGNSLARENYNKEALFDFRRAIEIDKRYTLANLGLAKSLLATGDYDSALTAADLYQRAGGNDINLYLIKGLALACKGSSQEASTHLKMYLQGARAKDNATTGGNTTAAAMQLAIATLREIELAP from the coding sequence ATGTCTATCCAGTCTAGATTGACTCTAGCTTTGTCGCTCCTTTTGAGCGTCAATCTACTGCTTACCCCCCTGGCTTATGGACAGGATAAAAACAAAGCTTTTGATACGCCTCAAACTCCTGAGGCTGACATGCATTATTTATTTGAAGGTCGCGATTTTTATAAAAAAGGTGACCTCAACTCGGCAATGCAATCATTTAAGGAGTTAGCACGTATCCGACCAAACAATCTAGCCGTGCACTTTTGGATTGGTCTTATCTATGACGAGACTAATAACACTAAGTCCGCCATGGACGAATACGCCACCTGCCTTAAGCTAGCGGCATCGGTCAATATGGACGCTCCCGAATTGCGCATCAATCTCGGCAATTCACTTGCCCGTGAAAATTATAATAAAGAGGCACTCTTTGACTTTAGACGTGCTATCGAAATCGACAAACGTTACACTCTGGCCAATCTGGGGCTGGCTAAAAGTTTGCTAGCAACTGGTGACTATGACAGCGCACTTACAGCAGCCGATCTCTATCAGCGCGCCGGCGGCAACGATATCAATCTATATTTGATCAAGGGGCTGGCTCTCGCTTGTAAAGGCTCAAGTCAGGAAGCAAGTACTCATCTAAAAATGTATTTGCAAGGTGCCAGAGCAAAAGACAATGCCACCACCGGCGGTAACACAACAGCTGCCGCCATGCAACTTGCCATTGCAACCTTAAGAGAGATTGAACTCGCTCCCTAG